A genomic segment from Nicotiana tabacum cultivar K326 chromosome 7, ASM71507v2, whole genome shotgun sequence encodes:
- the LOC107789974 gene encoding SKP1-like protein 1A, with translation MSTSKMIVLKSSDGETFEVEEAVALESQTIKHMIEDDCADTSIPLPNVTSKILAKVIEYCKRHVDAVAKTDDKASEDDLKSFDADFVKVDQATLFDLILAANYLNIKSLLDLTCQTVADMIKGKTPEEIRKTFNIKNDFTPEEEEEVRRENAWAFE, from the exons ATGTCTACTTCAAAAATGATTGTGTTGAAGAGTTCCGACGGCGAAACTTTCGAGGTGGAAGAGGCGGTGGCGTTGGAATCACAGACCATAAAACACATGATCGAAgacgattgtgctgatactagtATCCCTCTCCCTAATGTTACGAGCAAGATCTTGGCTAAGGTTATTGAGTACTGTAAGCGCCACGTCGATGCTGTTGCTAAGACGGATGATAAAGCATCTGAGGATGATTTAAAAAGCTTTGATGCTGACTTTGTCAAAGTTGATCAGGCTACTCTCTTTGATCTTATCTTG GCTGCTAACTATTTGAACATCAAGAGTCTGCTTGATCTCACTTGTCAGACTGTGGCAGACATGATCAAGGGGAAAACTCCGGAGGAGATCCGCAAGACCTTCAACATCAAGAATGACTTCACACCTGAGGAAGAGGAGGAAGTTAGGAGGGAGAATGCCTGGGCCTTTGAGTGA
- the LOC107789973 gene encoding uncharacterized protein LOC107789973 isoform X3, with product MATMAEDHPLLPNRAMEIEQTESGGEAAAATKKKKAKPARVASLDVFRGVCVLLMMLVDYGGSIFPSIAHSPWNGVHLADFVMPFFLFISGVSLAIAYKKVLDRKGATLKAVFRTLKLLLLGVFLQGGYLHGITGLTYGVDIEKIRWLGILQRIAVGYITAALCEIWLPRQRIKKRSLFSNYIWHWCVAFYLCAVHTWLLYGLYVPDWEFTVSRTPDLNIYKECKGFNDDKIPQSFPSWCHAPFEPEGILGSVTAAVACIIGLQFGHILVQFQDHKERLYNWSILSFPLLFLGFFLAVTGVPLNKSLYTISYLLVTSAAAGITFCLLYVLVDMYGWRRLMFVLEWMGKHSLGIFIVIISNVAVILIQGFYWRDPHSNIVRFAGLLHDMYINDMPAS from the exons ATGGCAACAATGGCGGAAGATCATCCATTGTTGCCGAATCGCGCCATGGAAATAGAACAAACGGAGAGTGGAGGCGAAGCAGCAGCGgcaacaaagaagaaaaaagctAAACCTGCTCGTGTTGCTTCCCTCGATGTATTTCGTGGCGTCTGCGTTTTG CTTATGATGCTTGTGGACTATGGTGGCTCTATTTTCCCAAGTATTGCTCATTCACCGTGGAATGGTGTACACTTGGCAGATTTTGTGATGCCATTCTTCCTCTTTATTTCTGGAGTTTCCCTTGCAATAGCATATAAG AAAGTTTTAGACAGAAAAGGAGCAACTTTAAAAGCTGTGTTTAGGACATTGAAACTCCTCCTCCTTGGTGTTTTTCTACAAG GAGGCTACTTGCACGGAATAACGGGGTTGACTTATGGTGTAGATATCGAAAAAATACGATGGCTGGGTATTTTGCAG AGAATAGCTGTTGGATATATCACAGCAGCTTTGTGCGAGATATGGCTTCCACGTCAAAGGATTAAAAAAAGAAGTCTTTTCAGTAATTACATTTGGCACTG GTGTGTTGCATTTTATCTGTGTGCTGTACATACTTGGTTGTTATATGGTTTGTATGTACCTGATTGGGAATTTACTGTGTCACGGACACCAGACCTCAACATCTACAAG GAATGCAAGGGATTCAATGATGACAAAATTCCGCAGAGTTTCCCTTCGTGGTGCCACGCCCCTTTTGAACCAGAAGGCATATTAGG TTCAGTAACAGCTGCTGTTGCCTGCATTATTGGACTCCAATTTGGCCATATTCTTGTTCAATTTCAG GATCATAAAGAAAGGCTATACAACTGGTCCATCCTCTCATTTCCACTTCTGTTTCTTGGTTTCTTCCTTGCTGTGACAG GCGTGCCATTAAACAAATCGTTGTACACCATTAGTTATCTGCTGGTAACTTCAGCCGCTGCTGGAATCACATTTTGTTTACTGTATGTATTG GTCGATATGTATGGTTGGAGGCGCTTGATGTTCGTTTTAGAGTGGATGGGGAAGCATTCTCTTGGTATCTTTATTGTCATAATATCAAATGTAGCTGTCATTTTGATTCAAGGATTCTATTGGAGGGATCCTCACAGTAACATAGTAAG GTTCGCTGGATTGTTACACGATATGTACATAAATGATATGCCAGCTTCTTGA
- the LOC107789973 gene encoding uncharacterized protein LOC107789973 isoform X1: MATMAEDHPLLPNRAMEIEQTESGGEAAAATKKKKAKPARVASLDVFRGVCVLLMMLVDYGGSIFPSIAHSPWNGVHLADFVMPFFLFISGVSLAIAYKKVLDRKGATLKAVFRTLKLLLLGVFLQGGYLHGITGLTYGVDIEKIRWLGILQRIAVGYITAALCEIWLPRQRIKKRSLFSNYIWHWCVAFYLCAVHTWLLYGLYVPDWEFTVSRTPDLNIYKVKCSVRGDLEPACNTAGMIDRYILGIDHLYTKPVYRNLKECKGFNDDKIPQSFPSWCHAPFEPEGILGSVTAAVACIIGLQFGHILVQFQDHKERLYNWSILSFPLLFLGFFLAVTGVPLNKSLYTISYLLVTSAAAGITFCLLYVLVDMYGWRRLMFVLEWMGKHSLGIFIVIISNVAVILIQGFYWRDPHSNIVRFAGLLHDMYINDMPAS; encoded by the exons ATGGCAACAATGGCGGAAGATCATCCATTGTTGCCGAATCGCGCCATGGAAATAGAACAAACGGAGAGTGGAGGCGAAGCAGCAGCGgcaacaaagaagaaaaaagctAAACCTGCTCGTGTTGCTTCCCTCGATGTATTTCGTGGCGTCTGCGTTTTG CTTATGATGCTTGTGGACTATGGTGGCTCTATTTTCCCAAGTATTGCTCATTCACCGTGGAATGGTGTACACTTGGCAGATTTTGTGATGCCATTCTTCCTCTTTATTTCTGGAGTTTCCCTTGCAATAGCATATAAG AAAGTTTTAGACAGAAAAGGAGCAACTTTAAAAGCTGTGTTTAGGACATTGAAACTCCTCCTCCTTGGTGTTTTTCTACAAG GAGGCTACTTGCACGGAATAACGGGGTTGACTTATGGTGTAGATATCGAAAAAATACGATGGCTGGGTATTTTGCAG AGAATAGCTGTTGGATATATCACAGCAGCTTTGTGCGAGATATGGCTTCCACGTCAAAGGATTAAAAAAAGAAGTCTTTTCAGTAATTACATTTGGCACTG GTGTGTTGCATTTTATCTGTGTGCTGTACATACTTGGTTGTTATATGGTTTGTATGTACCTGATTGGGAATTTACTGTGTCACGGACACCAGACCTCAACATCTACAAG GTAAAATGTTCTGTTAGAGGTGATCTTGAACCTGCATGTAATACTGCTGGAATGATTGATCGATATATTCTTGGAATAGATCACCTATATACAAAACCTGTCTATAGAAATCTAAAG GAATGCAAGGGATTCAATGATGACAAAATTCCGCAGAGTTTCCCTTCGTGGTGCCACGCCCCTTTTGAACCAGAAGGCATATTAGG TTCAGTAACAGCTGCTGTTGCCTGCATTATTGGACTCCAATTTGGCCATATTCTTGTTCAATTTCAG GATCATAAAGAAAGGCTATACAACTGGTCCATCCTCTCATTTCCACTTCTGTTTCTTGGTTTCTTCCTTGCTGTGACAG GCGTGCCATTAAACAAATCGTTGTACACCATTAGTTATCTGCTGGTAACTTCAGCCGCTGCTGGAATCACATTTTGTTTACTGTATGTATTG GTCGATATGTATGGTTGGAGGCGCTTGATGTTCGTTTTAGAGTGGATGGGGAAGCATTCTCTTGGTATCTTTATTGTCATAATATCAAATGTAGCTGTCATTTTGATTCAAGGATTCTATTGGAGGGATCCTCACAGTAACATAGTAAG GTTCGCTGGATTGTTACACGATATGTACATAAATGATATGCCAGCTTCTTGA
- the LOC107789973 gene encoding uncharacterized protein LOC107789973 isoform X4, with translation MATMAEDHPLLPNRAMEIEQTESGGEAAAATKKKKAKPARVASLDVFRGVCVLLMMLVDYGGSIFPSIAHSPWNGVHLADFVMPFFLFISGVSLAIAYKKVLDRKGATLKAVFRTLKLLLLGVFLQGGYLHGITGLTYGVDIEKIRWLGILQRIAVGYITAALCEIWLPRQRIKKRSLFSNYIWHWCVAFYLCAVHTWLLYGLYVPDWEFTVSRTPDLNIYKECKGFNDDKIPQSFPSWCHAPFEPEGILGSVTAAVACIIGLQFGHILVQFQDHKERLYNWSILSFPLLFLGFFLAVTGVPLNKSLYTISYLLVTSAAAGITFCLLYVLVDMYGWRRLMFVLEWMGKHSLGIFIVIISNVAVILIQGFYWRDPHSNIVRWIVTRYVHK, from the exons ATGGCAACAATGGCGGAAGATCATCCATTGTTGCCGAATCGCGCCATGGAAATAGAACAAACGGAGAGTGGAGGCGAAGCAGCAGCGgcaacaaagaagaaaaaagctAAACCTGCTCGTGTTGCTTCCCTCGATGTATTTCGTGGCGTCTGCGTTTTG CTTATGATGCTTGTGGACTATGGTGGCTCTATTTTCCCAAGTATTGCTCATTCACCGTGGAATGGTGTACACTTGGCAGATTTTGTGATGCCATTCTTCCTCTTTATTTCTGGAGTTTCCCTTGCAATAGCATATAAG AAAGTTTTAGACAGAAAAGGAGCAACTTTAAAAGCTGTGTTTAGGACATTGAAACTCCTCCTCCTTGGTGTTTTTCTACAAG GAGGCTACTTGCACGGAATAACGGGGTTGACTTATGGTGTAGATATCGAAAAAATACGATGGCTGGGTATTTTGCAG AGAATAGCTGTTGGATATATCACAGCAGCTTTGTGCGAGATATGGCTTCCACGTCAAAGGATTAAAAAAAGAAGTCTTTTCAGTAATTACATTTGGCACTG GTGTGTTGCATTTTATCTGTGTGCTGTACATACTTGGTTGTTATATGGTTTGTATGTACCTGATTGGGAATTTACTGTGTCACGGACACCAGACCTCAACATCTACAAG GAATGCAAGGGATTCAATGATGACAAAATTCCGCAGAGTTTCCCTTCGTGGTGCCACGCCCCTTTTGAACCAGAAGGCATATTAGG TTCAGTAACAGCTGCTGTTGCCTGCATTATTGGACTCCAATTTGGCCATATTCTTGTTCAATTTCAG GATCATAAAGAAAGGCTATACAACTGGTCCATCCTCTCATTTCCACTTCTGTTTCTTGGTTTCTTCCTTGCTGTGACAG GCGTGCCATTAAACAAATCGTTGTACACCATTAGTTATCTGCTGGTAACTTCAGCCGCTGCTGGAATCACATTTTGTTTACTGTATGTATTG GTCGATATGTATGGTTGGAGGCGCTTGATGTTCGTTTTAGAGTGGATGGGGAAGCATTCTCTTGGTATCTTTATTGTCATAATATCAAATGTAGCTGTCATTTTGATTCAAGGATTCTATTGGAGGGATCCTCACAGTAACATA GTTCGCTGGATTGTTACACGATATGTACATAAATGA
- the LOC107765918 gene encoding glycerate dehydrogenase codes for MAKPVQIEVWNPNGKYRVISTKSMPGTRWINLLIEQDCRLEICTEKKTILSVEDILALIGDRCDGVIGQLTEDWGETLFSALSRAGGKAFSNMAVGYNNVDVEAANKYGVAVGNTPGVLTETTAELAASLSLAAARRIVEADEFMRAGKYEGWLPHLFVGNLLKGQTVGVIGAGRIGSAYARMMIEGFKMNLIYYDLYQATRLEKFVTAYGQFLKASGEQPVTWKRAASMEEVLREADVISLHPILDKTTYHLVNKERLAMMKKEAILVNCSRGPVIDEVALVEHLRENPMFRVGLDVFEDEPYMKPGLADMKNAVVVPHIASASKWTREGMATLAALNVLGKIKGYPVWGNPNSVDAFLNENSQPPAACPSIVNSKTLGLPVSKL; via the exons ATGGCAAAGCCAGTTCAAATTGAAGTGTGGAATCCAAATGGGAAATACAGAGTTATCAGCACAAAATCTATGCCTGGGACTAGATGGATTAATCTTCTAATTGAACAAGATTGTCGTCTTGAA ATATGCACTGAGAAGAAAACTATTCTATCGGTTGAAGACATTCTTGCTCTTATTGGAGATAGGTGCGATGGAGTCATTGGACAG TTGACAGAGGATTGGGGAGAAACACTATTTTCTGCATTAAGCAGGGCTGGAGGGAAAGCTTTCAGTAACATGGCTGTAGGATACAACAATGTTGACGTTGAAGCTGCTAACAAGTACGGTGTTGCTGTTGGAAACACACCT GGAGTACTGACTGAGACTACAGCAGAGTTAGCAGCTTCACTTTCTTTAGCAGCAGCGAGAAGGATTGTGGAGGCAGATGAGTTCATGAGAGCTGGAAAATATGAAGGATGGCTTCCACATTT GTTTGTGGGGAACTTGCTTAAAGGACAAACTGTTGGTGTAATAGGGGCTGGTCGTATTGGATCTGCTTATGCTAGAATGATG ATTGAAGGCTTCAAGATGAACTTGATCTACTACGACCTGTACCAAGCTACTCGTCTAGAAAAATTTGTGACAG CCTATGGTCAATTCCTGAAAGCCAGTGGTGAACAGCCTGTGACATGGAAAAGAGCTGCATCCATGGAGGAGGTGCTCCGAGAGGCTGATGTG ATAAGTCTACATCCAATCCTTGATAAAACAACGTACCACCTTGTAAACAAAGAACGGCTTGCAATGATGAAGAAG GAAGCAATACTTGTGAATTGCAGTAGGGGCCCTGTGATTGATGAGGTAGCTCTTGTTGAGCATCTGAGGGAAAATCCCATGTTCCGTGTTGGTCTTGATGTCTTTGAG GATGAGCCCTACATGAAACCTGGTCTTGCAGACATGAAGAACGCCGTTGTGGTACCGCACATAGCTTCTGCTTCTAAG TGGACTCGTGAGGGAATGGCTACACTAGCTGCTCTGAATGTCCTG GGAAAAATTAAAGGCTATCCAGTTTGGGGTAATCCAAACAGCGTAGATGCATTCTTAAATGAGAATTCTCAACCTCCTGCTGCATGTCCAAGCATTGTTAACTCGAAAACTTTAG GCTTACCTGTTTCAAAGCTTTGA
- the LOC107789973 gene encoding uncharacterized protein LOC107789973 isoform X2 has translation MATMAEDHPLLPNRAMEIEQTESGGEAAAATKKKKAKPARVASLDVFRGVCVLLMMLVDYGGSIFPSIAHSPWNGVHLADFVMPFFLFISGVSLAIAYKKVLDRKGATLKAVFRTLKLLLLGVFLQGGYLHGITGLTYGVDIEKIRWLGILQRIAVGYITAALCEIWLPRQRIKKRSLFSNYIWHWCVAFYLCAVHTWLLYGLYVPDWEFTVSRTPDLNIYKVKCSVRGDLEPACNTAGMIDRYILGIDHLYTKPVYRNLKECKGFNDDKIPQSFPSWCHAPFEPEGILGSVTAAVACIIGLQFGHILVQFQDHKERLYNWSILSFPLLFLGFFLAVTGVPLNKSLYTISYLLVTSAAAGITFCLLYVLVDMYGWRRLMFVLEWMGKHSLGIFIVIISNVAVILIQGFYWRDPHSNIVRWIVTRYVHK, from the exons ATGGCAACAATGGCGGAAGATCATCCATTGTTGCCGAATCGCGCCATGGAAATAGAACAAACGGAGAGTGGAGGCGAAGCAGCAGCGgcaacaaagaagaaaaaagctAAACCTGCTCGTGTTGCTTCCCTCGATGTATTTCGTGGCGTCTGCGTTTTG CTTATGATGCTTGTGGACTATGGTGGCTCTATTTTCCCAAGTATTGCTCATTCACCGTGGAATGGTGTACACTTGGCAGATTTTGTGATGCCATTCTTCCTCTTTATTTCTGGAGTTTCCCTTGCAATAGCATATAAG AAAGTTTTAGACAGAAAAGGAGCAACTTTAAAAGCTGTGTTTAGGACATTGAAACTCCTCCTCCTTGGTGTTTTTCTACAAG GAGGCTACTTGCACGGAATAACGGGGTTGACTTATGGTGTAGATATCGAAAAAATACGATGGCTGGGTATTTTGCAG AGAATAGCTGTTGGATATATCACAGCAGCTTTGTGCGAGATATGGCTTCCACGTCAAAGGATTAAAAAAAGAAGTCTTTTCAGTAATTACATTTGGCACTG GTGTGTTGCATTTTATCTGTGTGCTGTACATACTTGGTTGTTATATGGTTTGTATGTACCTGATTGGGAATTTACTGTGTCACGGACACCAGACCTCAACATCTACAAG GTAAAATGTTCTGTTAGAGGTGATCTTGAACCTGCATGTAATACTGCTGGAATGATTGATCGATATATTCTTGGAATAGATCACCTATATACAAAACCTGTCTATAGAAATCTAAAG GAATGCAAGGGATTCAATGATGACAAAATTCCGCAGAGTTTCCCTTCGTGGTGCCACGCCCCTTTTGAACCAGAAGGCATATTAGG TTCAGTAACAGCTGCTGTTGCCTGCATTATTGGACTCCAATTTGGCCATATTCTTGTTCAATTTCAG GATCATAAAGAAAGGCTATACAACTGGTCCATCCTCTCATTTCCACTTCTGTTTCTTGGTTTCTTCCTTGCTGTGACAG GCGTGCCATTAAACAAATCGTTGTACACCATTAGTTATCTGCTGGTAACTTCAGCCGCTGCTGGAATCACATTTTGTTTACTGTATGTATTG GTCGATATGTATGGTTGGAGGCGCTTGATGTTCGTTTTAGAGTGGATGGGGAAGCATTCTCTTGGTATCTTTATTGTCATAATATCAAATGTAGCTGTCATTTTGATTCAAGGATTCTATTGGAGGGATCCTCACAGTAACATA GTTCGCTGGATTGTTACACGATATGTACATAAATGA